The DNA sequence TACCCTGATTGCGACCGGGAGCGCCGTTCTCTGCGGAAGTGAGATGATGGCATTTAATTACGGAGTAGCAGTACAGGTACGTTCAGGAAGGTTAGTCTGACATGATGCCAGGAATGAATCCCAAAAAGATGAAACAGATGATGAAGCAGCTCGGCATGAAGATGGAGAACATCGAGGGCGTCGAGCGGGTCATTGTACAGACGAGCGAAGGCAACTATATCTTCGAACCGGCCGAGGTCGTTGTCACAACGATGCAGGGAACAACCACCTACCAGCTTCAGGGCGAACCGCGCTTTGAGCCGAAGGAGATCGAAATCCCCGATGAGGACGTCATGCTTGTCGCCGAACAGGCACAGGTCTCACCGGACGAGGCACGTGCA is a window from the Methanovulcanius yangii genome containing:
- a CDS encoding nascent polypeptide-associated complex protein; protein product: MKQMMKQLGMKMENIEGVERVIVQTSEGNYIFEPAEVVVTTMQGTTTYQLQGEPRFEPKEIEIPDEDVMLVAEQAQVSPDEARAALIESNGEIADAIIRLTGA